In the genome of Maribacter forsetii DSM 18668, the window GAAGGTACTGTAGATGTTACTGGTAAGGGTAATGCCTATATTGTTGTCGATGGTATGGACGACGATATCTTTATACCTGCCAATAAACTAAATAAAGCCTTTCATAAAGATAAGGTTGAAGTATATGTCTATCCTCGAAAAAAGAGTAAAAAGCTTGAAGGTGAAATAGTTAAAGTACTTGAAAGATATAAGACCACTTTCGTTGGTATTGTTGATATGCAAAAGACTTTTGCATTTGTTAGACCTTCAGATTTTAGAATGTATACTGATATTTTTGTCTCGAAGGATAAGTTAAATGGTGCTCAAGATGGTGAAAAAGTTTTAGTCGAAATTACTGATTGGCCAGATGATGTAGATTCTCCTTTTGGTAGAGTTACTGAAGTATTGGGTATTCCTGGAGAGCATGATACAGAGATTCATTCCATTTTAGCAGAGTATGGATTACCATATTCTTTTCCTGCGGATGTTCAGAAATTTGCAGATGGTCTAGATACCAGTATTAAAGAAGAGGAAATTAAAAAGCGTAGAGATTTACGTAATGTTCTCACGTTTACAATAGATCCAAAAGATGCTAAAGATTTTGATGATGCCCTTTCTTTTCAAAAATTAGAAAATGGTAATTACGAAATAGGTATTCATATTGCCGATGTTTCTCACTACTTACAAAAAAATACCATTTTAGATGATGAAGCTTATGAAAGAGCTACATCTGTGTATTTAGTAGATCGTGTGGTACCTATGTTACCAGAAGTGCTTTCTAACAATGCTTGTTCCTTAAGACCTAATGAAGAAAAATATACTTTTTCTGCCATTTTTGAATTAGATAGCAACGCTATTATAAGAGATCAATGGTTTGGAAGAACTGTAATCGATTCTAACGAACGTTTTGCATATGAAGAGGCTCAGTATATCATTGAGAACGGTAATGGTAACATACCAGAGGATATATCCATTAGAGAAGCTGCTTATACGGTTTCTAAGGATGTTGTAGAGGCTACGTTAGAAATGGATAGACTTGCAAAAATTATGCGCTCTAAGCGTATGGATCAGGGTGCACTTTCTTTTGATAAAGTTGAAGTTCGTTTTAATCTAGATGAGAATAGTGAACCTATTGGTGTTTATTTTAAAGAATCTAAAGATGCTAATAAGCTGATTGAAGAGTTTATGCTTTTAGCAAATAGAAAAGTGGCTGAATTTATTGGTAAGCAAAAACCTAAAAAGACATTTGTTTATAGAATTCATGATGATCCAGATCCAGATAAGTTAATGGCTTTAAATGGTATTGTTTCTAAATTCGGACATAAATTAGATTTCAAGGATAAGAAATCCATAAGTTCTTCTTTAAACCAATTACTACAAGATGTAAAAGGTAAAAAAGAACAGAATATGGTAGATACGCTTACGATACGTAGTATGAGTAAAGCGATTTATACTATTGATAATATTGGTCATTATGGGTTGGCTTTTGATTATTATACACATTTTACTTCTCCAATTAGAAGATACCCAGATGTAATGGTACATAGATTATTACAACATTATTTGGATGGTGGTAGTTCTGCAAATGCTGAAGAATTTGAGAAAAAATGTAAGCATTCTTCTGATATGGAATATCTAGCATCAAGTGCTGAAAGAGATTCTATTAAGTACATGCAGATTAAATTTATGCAAGACCATAAAGATGAAGAATTCCGTGGAGTTATCAGTGGTGTTACAGAATGGGGAATCTATGTTGAAATCATTGATAATAAATGTGAAGGCATGATTCGTATTAGAGACATCAAAGGAGATTATTATATCTTTGATGAGAAGCAATACGCTATTATTGGTGAACGTACCAAGAAAAAATACACTTTAGGTGATGAAATAACCGTTATGGTTAAAAGTACCGATTTAATAAAAAGGCATTTAGATTTTGCTTTGATTCCGGATAACTTAAAATAATTTGGAATAGATTTTGGTATATCATGGCTGAATTAAGTAAACCCTTTGTTTATAAGTTGTTTACTTACATAAATTACATATAACAAAATGAAACAAGTTTTAGTTTTAATGTTTCTCTTAGGATGTCTTTCGGTGGTTGCCCAAGATAATAAGGTTACCCAAAACTTAGAACCTTTTAAAGAGTTAAAGGTTTTTGATGGTTTGAGTATTAACCTAATTAAATCTTCAGAAAACAAGGTCATTATTACTGGAGAAAATACGGGTAAAGTTGCTATTGTTAATAACGAAGGTATTTTAAAAATTAGAATGCAAATAGGTAAAATTTTCAGTGGTTATAAAACCTTTGTAGATTTATATTATGCTGGTGATATTGTGGTAATCGATGTAAATGAAGATGCTAGAATAGTTACGGAAGATATCATACAACAAGATGTTCTAGAATTAAAAGCTCAGGAAGGTGGTGAACTTGTGGTAAATGCAGAGGTTGAACAAATGCTGATAAAATCGGTTTCTGGTGGAGTTATTAGAACTGCAGGTTCTTCAAATTTACAAGACGTTCAAATAAATACTGGTGGTGTTTATGAAGGCAAAGGTTTTATTACCAATTTTTCAACTATAAATGTAAACGCCGGTTCTAGGGCAGAGATAAATGCTAAAGATTATGTCAAAGCAACGGTAAAAGCCGGTGGTGAAGTTTTGGTATTTGGTAACCCTGAGAAATTGGAAGAGAAAACGGTATTTGGCGGTACTATTAAAAGAATGCAATAGTTCATGTTAGAAGATATACAGGCAGCAATTCCACTAGGCTTTTTCCTAAGTTTTATGGTTGGACCCGTTTTCTTTGTCTTGTTACAAACTAGTGCGGTAAAAGGATTTAGGGCTGCTCTAACTTTTGATATT includes:
- the rnr gene encoding ribonuclease R, yielding MSKKNKKAKNHRKNEITRGIFTVLEKEPNKSFNYKQIAAKINITDAQDRNTLIKRLNELKEKKRIQEIDRGQYKVLEDTKSYHEGTVDVTGKGNAYIVVDGMDDDIFIPANKLNKAFHKDKVEVYVYPRKKSKKLEGEIVKVLERYKTTFVGIVDMQKTFAFVRPSDFRMYTDIFVSKDKLNGAQDGEKVLVEITDWPDDVDSPFGRVTEVLGIPGEHDTEIHSILAEYGLPYSFPADVQKFADGLDTSIKEEEIKKRRDLRNVLTFTIDPKDAKDFDDALSFQKLENGNYEIGIHIADVSHYLQKNTILDDEAYERATSVYLVDRVVPMLPEVLSNNACSLRPNEEKYTFSAIFELDSNAIIRDQWFGRTVIDSNERFAYEEAQYIIENGNGNIPEDISIREAAYTVSKDVVEATLEMDRLAKIMRSKRMDQGALSFDKVEVRFNLDENSEPIGVYFKESKDANKLIEEFMLLANRKVAEFIGKQKPKKTFVYRIHDDPDPDKLMALNGIVSKFGHKLDFKDKKSISSSLNQLLQDVKGKKEQNMVDTLTIRSMSKAIYTIDNIGHYGLAFDYYTHFTSPIRRYPDVMVHRLLQHYLDGGSSANAEEFEKKCKHSSDMEYLASSAERDSIKYMQIKFMQDHKDEEFRGVISGVTEWGIYVEIIDNKCEGMIRIRDIKGDYYIFDEKQYAIIGERTKKKYTLGDEITVMVKSTDLIKRHLDFALIPDNLK
- a CDS encoding head GIN domain-containing protein encodes the protein MKQVLVLMFLLGCLSVVAQDNKVTQNLEPFKELKVFDGLSINLIKSSENKVIITGENTGKVAIVNNEGILKIRMQIGKIFSGYKTFVDLYYAGDIVVIDVNEDARIVTEDIIQQDVLELKAQEGGELVVNAEVEQMLIKSVSGGVIRTAGSSNLQDVQINTGGVYEGKGFITNFSTINVNAGSRAEINAKDYVKATVKAGGEVLVFGNPEKLEEKTVFGGTIKRMQ